One genomic segment of Drosophila melanogaster chromosome 3R includes these proteins:
- the CG14644 gene encoding uncharacterized protein, isoform B produces MSEYERAVILRLGRLRPKPPRGPGVIFLVPCIDDLAVVDIRTRSFDLHRQEILTRDMVTISIDGVVYYSIKSPFDAMLQVYDPEEATEKLAMTTLRNVAGTHKLMDLLSSKEYLSNQIEGILYNSTEPWGIRVERVEIKEIFMPDQLKRALAVEQEAMREAKAKVAAAQGERDAVTALKEAADIMETNPIALQLRYLQTLNSICNDDTRSYVFPFPVDIVRNLMK; encoded by the exons ATGTCGGAGTACGAGCGAGCGGTAATCCTGCGCCTGGGTCGCCTGCGCCCTAAGCCCCCGAGGGGGCCAGGCGTCATCTTTCTCGTGCCCTGCATTGATGACCTCGCTGTTGTGGACATACGTACCAGGTCATTTGACCTACATAGACAGGAAATCCTCACTCGTGACATGGTGACGATCAGCATCGACGGAGTGGTGTACTACAGCATCAAGAGCCCATTCGACGCCATGCTGCAAGTATACGATCCGGAGGAGGCGACCGAGAAGCTAGCAATGACCACGCTGCGTAACGTGGCCGGCACCCACAAGCTAATGGATTTGCTCTCGTCCAAGGAGTACCTCTCCAACCAAATAGAGGGTATATTGTACAACTCCACAGAGCCCTGGGGCATACGCGTGGAACGGGTCGAGAT CAAGGAGATCTTCATGCCTGATCAACTGAAGCGCGCCCTGGCTGTGGAACAGGAGGCGATGCGTGAGGCCAAGGCCAAGGTGGCCGCGGCGCAGGGGGAGCGAGATGCGGTAACTGCTCTGAAGGAGGCTGCCGACATAATGGAGACCAACCCCATAGCCCTGCAGCTACGGTACTTGCAAACACTGAACTCCATCTGCAATGATGACACCCGGTCCTACGTCTTTCCTTTTCCTGTAGACATTGTGAGGAATTTGATGAAGTAG
- the CG14644 gene encoding uncharacterized protein, isoform A, producing the protein MDNNPTTPALLAQSSSVNVFHDESLLPQRNVKTSENVPPTCAEKTLFVLSMILIVLCLPWSLFCCLRVMSEYERAVILRLGRLRPKPPRGPGVIFLVPCIDDLAVVDIRTRSFDLHRQEILTRDMVTISIDGVVYYSIKSPFDAMLQVYDPEEATEKLAMTTLRNVAGTHKLMDLLSSKEYLSNQIEGILYNSTEPWGIRVERVEIKEIFMPDQLKRALAVEQEAMREAKAKVAAAQGERDAVTALKEAADIMETNPIALQLRYLQTLNSICNDDTRSYVFPFPVDIVRNLMK; encoded by the exons ATGGACAATAATCCGACGACCCCTGCTTTGCTTGCTCAGAGCTCCTCGGTAAACGTGTTCCACGATGAATCACTGTTACCTCAGCGTAATGTAAAAACAA GTGAGAATGTTCCACCAACTTGTGCGGAGAAAACGTTGTTTGTGCTGTCCATGATTCTGATAGTCCTTTGCCTGCCGTGGTCCCTATTCTGCTGTCTCAGGGTAATGTCGGAGTACGAGCGAGCGGTAATCCTGCGCCTGGGTCGCCTGCGCCCTAAGCCCCCGAGGGGGCCAGGCGTCATCTTTCTCGTGCCCTGCATTGATGACCTCGCTGTTGTGGACATACGTACCAGGTCATTTGACCTACATAGACAGGAAATCCTCACTCGTGACATGGTGACGATCAGCATCGACGGAGTGGTGTACTACAGCATCAAGAGCCCATTCGACGCCATGCTGCAAGTATACGATCCGGAGGAGGCGACCGAGAAGCTAGCAATGACCACGCTGCGTAACGTGGCCGGCACCCACAAGCTAATGGATTTGCTCTCGTCCAAGGAGTACCTCTCCAACCAAATAGAGGGTATATTGTACAACTCCACAGAGCCCTGGGGCATACGCGTGGAACGGGTCGAGAT CAAGGAGATCTTCATGCCTGATCAACTGAAGCGCGCCCTGGCTGTGGAACAGGAGGCGATGCGTGAGGCCAAGGCCAAGGTGGCCGCGGCGCAGGGGGAGCGAGATGCGGTAACTGCTCTGAAGGAGGCTGCCGACATAATGGAGACCAACCCCATAGCCCTGCAGCTACGGTACTTGCAAACACTGAACTCCATCTGCAATGATGACACCCGGTCCTACGTCTTTCCTTTTCCTGTAGACATTGTGAGGAATTTGATGAAGTAG
- the TwdlV gene encoding TweedleV: MSGFIVLCLCSVALAAPQGYNYNPGPSGFGGISTTTGGGSFFQGAVQVAPVQPQAVYQQPAAQTHHHQQQQVQQQQAIVSKRFFIHSAPEEAEDYKERHITVGVPKRNYNVVFIKSPQRNNRKTIKISPAANEEKTVIYVLSKKGESDLNAEVVEQASSTSKPEVFFIKYKTNEEAAHAQQQIQAQYDALGGSSQLTDEGVAPVTSVIGALGGSDGHIDGGSVVGATGAGQIVSTGTAGSHTGNAYLPPNF, translated from the exons ATGAGTGGATTCATT GTCCTATGCCTTTGCTCCGTGGCTCTAGCCGCACCCCAGGGCTACAACTATAACCCTGGCCCGTCCGGCTTCGGTGGCATCAGCACCACCACCGGTGGAGGCTCCTTCTTCCAAGGCGCCGTCCAGGTCGCCCCCGTGCAACCGCAGGCCGTCTACCAACAGCCTGCCGCACAGActcaccaccaccagcagcagcaggtgcagcagcagcaggccatCGTCTCCAAGCGCTTCTTCATCCACTCCGCCCCGGAGGAGGCTGAGGATTACAAGGAACGTCACATCACCGTCGGCGTGCCCAAGCGCAACTACAACGTGGTGTTCATCAAGTCGCCGCAGCGCAACAACAGGAAGACCATCAAGATCAGCCCCGCCGCCAACGAGGAGAAGACCGTCATCTACGTGCTGAGCAAGAAGGGCGAAAGCGACTTGAACGCCGAGGTAGTGGAGCAGGCCAGCTCCACCAGCAAGCCGGAGGTCTTCTTCATCAAGTACAAGACCAACGAAGAGGCCGCCCACGCCCAGCAGCAGATCCAAGCCCAGTACGACGCTCTGGGCGGCAGTAGCCAGTTGACCGATGAGGGAGTGGCCCCAGTCACATCCGTGATTGGAGCGCTGGGTGGCAGTGACGGTCACATCGACGGCGGATCCGTTGTGGGCGCCACAGGAGCTGGTCAGATCGTCTCCACCGGCACTGCCGGATCGCACACGGGCAATGCATACCTGCCACCCAATTTCTAA
- the Or82a gene encoding odorant receptor 82a, whose translation MGRLFQLQEYCLRAMGHKDDMDSTDSTALSLKHISSLIFVISAQYPLISYVAYNRNDMEKVTACLSVVFTNMLTVIKISTFLANRKDFWEMIHRFRKMHEQSASHIPRYREGLDYVAEANKLASFLGRAYCVSCGLTGLYFMLGPIVKIGVCRWHGTTCDKELPMPMKFPFNDLESPGYEVCFLYTVLVTVVVVAYASAVDGLFISFAINLRAHFQTLQRQIENWEFPSSEPDTQIRLKSIVEYHVLLLSLSRKLRSIYTPTVMGQFVITSLQVGVIIYQLVTNMDSVMDLLLYASFFGSIMLQLFIYCYGGEIIKAESLQVDTAVRLSNWHLASPKTRTSLSLIILQSQKEVLIRAGFFVASLANFVGICRTALSLITLIKSIE comes from the exons ATGGGTAGGCTGTTTCAACTGCAAGAATACTGCCTACGGGCTATGGGGCATAAGGATGACATGGATAGTACCGATAGTACCGCACTCAGCTTGAAGCACATTAGCTCCCTGATCTTCGTAATATCGGCGCAGTATCCCCTGATCTCTTATGTCGCCTACAACCGCAATGACATGGAAAAGGTCACGGCATGCCTCAGCGTGGTGTTCACCAATATGTTAACGGTTATAAAAATTTCTACATTTTTGGCAAACAGAAAGGACTTTTGGGAAATGATTCACCGCTTCAGAAAAATGCATGAACAGT CAGCAAGTCACATTCCTAGGTACCGAGAGGGATTGGACTACGTTGCCGAAGCCAACAAACTAGCATCTTTTCTAGGAAGAGCATATTGCGTGTCCTGCGGCCTAACAGGACTCTATTTTATGCTGGGACCAATTGTGAAAATTGGGGTTTGCCGTTGGCATGGCACAACATGTGACAAGGAGTTGCCCATGCCAATGAA GTTTCCATTTAACGATCTGGAAAGCCCCGGATACGAAGTTTGTTTCCTCTACACCGTACTAGTCACTGTCGTCGTTGTTGCCTACGCCTCGGCAGTCGAtggcttatttatttcgtttgccatTAATCTGCGAGCTCATTTCCAAACACTGCAGaggcaaattgaaaactgGGAGTTTCCTTCATCAGAACCAGACACACAGATCAGGCTGAAATCAATCGTTGAATACCACGTGCTACTCCTATCCCTATCCAGGAAGTTACGATCGATATACACACCCACCGTTATGGGGCAGTTCGTCATAACCTCCTTGCAGGTTGGCGTTATAATATACCAACTAGTGACT AACATGGACTCTGTCATGGATCTCTTGCTGTATGCATCGTTTTTTGGTTCAATCATGCTGCAATTATTTATCTATTGCTACGGCGGTGAAATCATCAAGGCTGAG AGTCTACAAGTCGATACTGCTGTTCGGCTCTCCAATTGGCATCTGGCTTCTCCCAAGACACGTACATCTTTGTCATTGATCATTCTTCAGTCTCAAAAGGAAGTGCTTATTAGGGCTGGCTTCTTTGTTGCATCTCTGGCTAATTTCGTTGGG ATCTGTCGAACAGCCCTATCGTTGATTACCCTCATCAAATCTATTGAGTAA
- the CG1092 gene encoding uncharacterized protein, isoform D, protein MTTSSLAIGASVALILLMLTGSGHCQVGYVRHLSELRIRELEKLSVRIQGSINTEKYACESYFDYVCSRNRPLFSIMGHMPQMGDLMQLLTELQNDPEPFEAKQKTLDFFISCNVHHALEDCYRETYEYFKPLFGYIVTKNMLNGESHELDDFLGILDRFVVRFQKDRESNPILSKLATYKQKFKTPRVYFHARDLSREYKDLRIYRESYEHNVRNLEQHRKLNSTYELGVQRTMLDWSMYLFQSRNKPMSYFYSTFTVHLYMMLFNSLERQRDFTRFREDVECLRLPQFVNVLDEARMLAVIYLKSFRAAWIDYSAWINSPPQNSGIYDQENGVLQKYHLDNKRIFFTLYAQNFCEFGKDLAEHVFYLGLKQNKDFYDIYSCGFQTENPMTCV, encoded by the exons ATGACAACCTCAAGTCTTGCAATCGGCGCATCCGTAGCGCTTATTCTGTTGATGTTGACTGGTTCAGGGCATTGCCAAGTGGGATACGTGCGGCACCTGTCGGAGCTGCGGATAAGGGAACTTGAAAAATTGTCGGTTCGTATACAGGGCTCCATCAACACCGAAAAGTATGCCTGCGAGAGCTATTTCGACTACGTCTGTAGCCGCAATCGACCCCTCTTTTCGATCATGG GACACATGCCGCAAATGGGCGATCTTATGCAGTTGCTGACCGAGCTGCAGAACGATCCAGAGCCATTCGAGGCTAAGCAGAAGACGCTGGACTTCTTCATCTCCTGCAACGTGCACCACGCGCTGGAAGACTGCTATCGTGAGACCTATGAGTATTTCAAGCCACTTTTCGGGTATATAGTTACAAAAAACATGCTCAATGGAGAATCCCACGAGCTGGATGACTTTCTGGGCATTTTGGACCGCTTCGTCGTCAGGTTTCAGAAGGACAGAGAGTCGAATCCCATTCTCAGCAAGCTGGCCACGTATAAGCAGAAATTTAAAACGCCGCGAGTCTACTTCCATGCTAGAGACCTGAGCCGGGAGTACAAGGACCTGCGGATCTACCGGGAGAGCTACGAACACAACGTTCGCAATCTGGAGCAGCACAGAAAACTGAATTCAACATACGAATTGGGGGTTCAGCGCACCATGCTGGATTGGAGCATGTACCTCTTTCAGAGCCGCAACAAGCCCATGTCCTACTTCTACTCCACGTTTACGGTCCATTTGTACATGATGCTTTTTAATAGTCTGGAGCGTCAGCGTGATTTCACGCGGTTTCGCGAAGATGTGGAGTGTTTAAGGCTGCCGCAGTTCGTTAATGTTCTGGATGAGGCCAGAATGCTGGCTGTGATCTACTTAAAGAGCTTCCGAGCGGCCTGGATAGACTACAGCGCCTGGATCAACTCGCCTCCACAGAACAGTGGGATATACGATCAGGAAAATGGCGTCCTTCAAAAGTACCATCTTGACAACAAGCGTATATTTTTTACTCTTTACGCTCAGAACTTCTGTGAGTTTGGGAAGGATCTGGCCGAGCATGTCTTCTATCTGGGCCTTAAACAGAACAAGGACTTTTACGACATATACTCTTGTGGATTCCAAACGGAAAACCCTATGACTTGTGTTTAA
- the flip gene encoding flippy, whose amino-acid sequence MCSTLENKSNQSEDELDDKLTQEEYKLLWPDFVSRISNPTVNSVQLHWSLLKNASVYCIDKFHKRLGWLQLDWTSSSPITVTNLEENFGYRLRIKALTVSKDGHCYVPLAISPEIVACTAAALPSTHCLSRAIRKGQQFLVKRMLRRRPSLMEYPASNGFLPLANAIIQGEMCIIDLLLSAGCSVHIGDPGSGRTPLHLAFYYGHLPSARILLNKKARLEATDSNGMTPAHCAVDANQLEIVKFALEAGANAEARDVCGWTLLMRAVVMNASMELIKVLVTHGADLAALDGVGKTCTDLAKLYHRQEAKDYFDEVQKFRLEKSVATADAVTAITRYTKEV is encoded by the exons ATGTGCAGCACTTTGGAAAATAAGTCAAACCAAAGCGAAGATGAGCTTGACGATAAATTAACCCAAGAAGAGTATAAACTCTTGTGGCCCGATTTCGTGTCGCGAATTTCCAATCCTACCGTTAACAGCGTTCAACTTCATTGGTCTTTATTAAAAAATGCCTCGGTATACTGTATTGATAAGTTCCATAAAAGACTTGGCTGGTTACAGTTGGATTGGACTTCCAGTTCTCCCATAACAGTTACAAATCTGGAAGAAAACTTCGGATACCGACTACGCATAAAAGCGCTGACAGTTTCTAAGGATGGACATTGTTATGTGCCTTTGGCTATCTCACCTGAAATAGTT GCTTGCACGGCTGCAGCACTCCCATCTACACACTGCTTAAGCCGAGCCATAAGAAAAGGGCAGCAATTCCTTGTTAAAAGAATGCTGCGTCGTCGCCCGAGCCTAATGGAATATCCGGCTTCCAACGGATTCCTGCCACTTGCCAATGCCATTATTCAGGGCGAGATGTGCATCATTGACTTGCTGCTCTCGGCCGGTTGCAGCGTCCACATTGGAGATCCGGGAAGCGGCCGGACCCCGCTGCAC CTGGCTTTTTACTACGGTCACCTGCCGTCCGCTCGCATTCTGCTGAACAAGAAGGCCCGCCTGGAGGCGACGGACAGTAACGGCATGACTCCCGCCCACTGCGCCGTTGATGCCAATCAACTGGAAATAGTCAAGTTCGCTCTCGAAGCGGGAGCGAATGCTGAGGCCAGAGACGTCTGCGGCTGGACCCTTCTTATGCGCGCAG TGGTTATGAACGCTAGCATGGAGCTCATCAAAGTCCTTGTTACGCACGGCGCAGACTTGGCGGCTTTGGATGGTGTTGGCAAAACTTGCACTGACTTGGCGAAACTTTATCACAGACAGGAGGCAAAGGATTACTTTGACGAGGTGCAAAAGTTTAGGCTGGAGAAATCAGTCGCGACCGCAGACGCAGTGACTGCAATAACGAGGTACACCAAAGAAGTTTGA